From Populus alba chromosome 16, ASM523922v2, whole genome shotgun sequence:
TAGAAAAATAAGCTAAAGTAAGTTAAAACTTAACAGAAACACCTCATAAAATTAAGTAACTGgactgaaaattaaaagaaagatagaTCGGTAGCTTACAGTTACGATAGAAGGAGACGTGCACCATGCTTGTAGACTACCGCCTGCGAACTTAGGGTTTAGGGTGGCGAACTGGCGATGAACAAGGATGAAACATGTATTTATATCCCCATATACCCTAACTTATTTGGGCTGGTGTTATAACCAATTGGGCTAAAGCCTCAAacctctttcttttgtttttgttttactgtTTTTTCTCAGTATTTACTGGACCGCTTCAAGCTAGCAAGCTTTaactaggttaattttttttctaaataaaataaaaatgataatagtGATTTTAAAGGGGTTAAAAAAATAGGGTTCAGATAAGATAATTGTTTCGAGTTCAATAAGTCTAATTAATTGAAtaatgtaattataaaaaataaatacatttcaacattatgaaaaatatcctttaaataatctaaaaggtcttaataatattatttgataacaaaataaaaattaaataagaatggaataaccttagaaaaaaaaaattgtaattaccattaaattaaatgttaaaggatgaattgaaaagaaaaatcaattttaaaagaggataaaaatatatgactCAAGTCACCATGCTGAATTTGTGGTCTAATTATGAGGTTAAGACAACCTTGcacaaaacaaattgaataaaacaaagaaaggcaaaactgaaaaacaaataattaagaaaaacataagttaaatcGAGTTAACTTAATTAACCCATGAATTAGAATATGAGATCgaaataactctataaaaaaaaaatcatgaagctaaAAGTCCAATAAcataatgttaaatgatgaaaataaaaaaatatatttttttttataaaaggaacCTAAAAAGAATTGAAGTTAAATCAGGTTAATCTTCAAAATTTATAACTCGGGTCATGAGACTGGGTTACCCCAtagaatgcaaaaaaaaaaaaaaatcacaaagcacaATTTCTAGTCATCTAACAAAATAgataacaattataataataaggatcaaatttggtataaaaattaaattaaataaaagaatgagggatgaaattaaaaaataaaataaatcaagaaaatgatgcaaaaaaatgaaattaagagaatgaagatcaaaattggtataaattaaatgaaataaagtaATGAGAGATTGGACCAAATCCGgtataaatttaaatgaaataaagtaatgaaggatgaatttgagaaataaaataaatcaagataagGATAGAAAACCAAGAAATAACAATCAAGATAATGAGaatcaaatatgatatataaaaaaattaaaggagaatgaaattgaaaaataaatttaattttataaactattttaaataaaatcaataataatcaaaataataagaataagatttgaatgaaataattaaagagtTGTTTGAGAAATTACAGGGGTGGACATGGAAAACGACggggagagaaaaagaagaagaaaaaagatcatCAACGCTAATTTTGTGGTTCGTTAGCTACACATGTTGTTCTGAAATGAAGAGGTCATCGAGATAATTCGAATGTTGACTATTTGACTTCTAGACTAGCCCTTACATGTCCCCTTTGATGAACAATACCTATCACTTTTAAACAAGCACTTAGTTATCTGATTAAAAGTTGGTTTTCATGCAGCTGAAAGCAGAGAGTGAGGAAGCGACAAGAAGGTTTGAGACAATTGTGAGACTGATGAACGAAGAAATTGTGCGCTTTCAAGAACAGAAAACATTGGATATGGGGATTGCTTTCCATGAATTTGCAAAAGGACAGGCACGTTTGGCAAATAGCATTGCAGATGCTTGGAGAAGTCTTCTTCCAAAACTCGAAGCATGTTCCTCATAATGAGAGCATAAAAAAGTGAGCAATTGTtcacttttttcttccttcataGGAATGATGGGCCCAGCTCTTGCTTTGTAAAAACCATAGGGTTTGGGAAGTTCTGCTATTCTGGTGTTGTACAATTTGACTACTTTGCAAAATTTTGCTTCTTGTACAAATTTGATGCCTTGTGAAGAACAAGAAGAGCGAAACACGAAAAATGTTCGTCAGTCTCATACTTTAGATCCTCTCTTCCATTAAGATCTTCACTTCTCCAAAATGTTTTTACATTATGATGCAAATCAATCATATCTTTTGTTTGCGGTGGTTTTTCACAAGAACCGTATTAGATTGTTGTCCTAGTTTTGGATGTTCCCACCTGCAAGAGATTGGACAGGCAGGATTAAGAAAGAAAGACGGTTGTTTGTGTTCAAAGATGTTATTCAGTGATTTCCAGGCATGATTTCGGCAGATTGATTCCCCGATGATCTGGGGGCAGGAATTCTCCAGCTGCCTGGATaaactctgatttttttttaaaaaagaaactaaagatCATGCAATTACAGGTCATCCTGTATCATTCCAGTGTTCTGATCATGTTCATGCATTCGCCATCTTCAGATGTGAAGCTTTTTTGTAAGTTGGAGTGAGATCTCCACCAACATTCGAATTTTCAACTTCCAAACAAAGGGGAAGATAAAATACTACAGATTTAGTTCAAGCGTAAAACAAGGGCTAGCTagatttatcaagaaaacaataaattccAAAGGCAATGACAAAGACAATGACAAAGGTAATCTCAAAATGGTAAGACCCTAATAACTTCAAGATCCGCGCATAAACCTCTTTTATCTTAGGATACCAAAGAGATTGAAAGTCTTAAAACAAACTTTATAAGATTAACAAGAAATTCACTGTCAAAGAACATGACAGCTcactcttcatcttcttcatctccatctcCACCAGATGCTTTCTTGGCTGCAGACTTCTGGTTCTTTCGCTTCACTCTACCAGGGCGTCCACCGCCAAAGGGACTTGTGAGAGAGAAATCAATGTGCTTCTGAGAGTCCACCCTCACCATGAAAGATGGAATATTGACCACCTGCCTCCCAACCCTGTAGGACCAAGGGAAATATCGATGAAAAAAATCCAGAATCCGACTGTAGCATGCCAAAACACAAAATGTGAAGGCAGATCAggttaaaatagttttatatatatgaaatgaaaGTTTTGACAAGCAAATCTCAAGCTCTGAAATCACAGGACCTTAGCATGGATGCGAATTCCGCAGAAAAGAAGCCAAAACCATTATAAccagaaaaacaagaagataaaaagatacTGTTCAAAAAATAGGAGATGCACACAATTGCATTGATTATCCAACCCAAATACATCAGCACAATCAACATAAGAATTAGAATTATTATACATACCTAATGTGCCTCTGTTTAATGAGAACTCGGGCATGGTGGATCGACTTGGCCATACCAGCCTTGAAAACAAGTGTCTGGAGGCGGCGCTCGAGAAAGTTTTCCACCGTAAGGGCCAACACGTAATCCAGCTTGTTCTGGCTCTCCTCCAAAAGCCCATACCTATTCATCCTCCTCAAAAGCGCCTCACCCTCAAAGATACGGCGGGAGTTCTTCTCATCAAGGGTTAGAAGCATTCTGGCAGCATTACGAATGCGACTCAATGCATACTGGACCCTCCAGAGTTCCCTCTTGGCACGGAGCCCATACTCTCCGACGAGCTTCAGCTCAGCATCCAAACGTTCCTTCTCATAGGGACGCCTGGGTTTCTTAAAAGTTTTCCCGTctatagaaaaacaaagaacaccaAGTTCACTATTATTATTCGACTCatcaaaccaaaatcaatatgCAGAGCCCAAATGATAAGCGCTATTGGGTACAGAAAATTGAAAGCTAAATTTCAAAACTCTCAGTAAAACAATACGCATCAAATTTTCCGTCTTTCATTCACTTTATAATTTGCAAACAGCAGAAGATagaaaaataagctaaaaataagttaaaactcAACAGAAACACCTCATAAAATTAAGTAACCGgactgaaaattaaaagaaagatagaTCGGTAGCTTACAGTTACGATAGAAGGAGACGTGCACCATGCTTGTAGACTGCCGCCTGCGAACTTAGGGTTTAGGGTGGCGATGGACAAGGATAGAACATGTATTTATATCCCCATATACCCTAACTTATTTGGGCTGCTGTTATTGGGCTAAAGCCTCGAacctctttcttttgtttttgttttactgtTTTTTCTCAGTATTTACTGGACCGCTTCAAGCTAGCTAGCTTTAActaggttaaatttttttctaaataaaataaaaatgataattgtGATTTTAAAGGGGTCAAAAAAATAGGGTTCGGATAAGATAATTGTTTCAGTTCCATAAGTCTAATTAATTtagtaatataattataaaaaaataaatacattttaatattatgaaaaatgtcTTCTGAATAATCTAAAAGgtcttaataatattatttgataacaaaataaaaattaaatgagaacggaataaacttagaaaaaaaagaataacaaaggtcttaattattagtaaattaaatgttaaatgatgaattgaaaagaaaaattaattttaaaaaaagacaaaaatatatgATTCAAGTCAGCATGTTGAATTCGCGGTCTAATTGTAAGATTAAGACAATCTTGAACAAAAAAGattgaataaaacaatgaaaggcgaaactgaaacaaaaacaattaaaaaaaaaacatgagttcaCTTGAGTAACCCATGACTTAGAATATAAGATTGGGATAActctatggaaaaaaaaaaaaaaaaaaagcaaaaacaatcaCGAAACTAAAAGCTCaataatctaatattgaatgataaaaataaaaaaaaaatattttttttataaaaagaacctGAAAAGGACTGaagtcaaatcaggttaatctTCAAAACTCATGACCCGGGTTATGAGACCGGGTTACCCCATAGAATGCAAACCCGGAAAAATCACAAAGCACAATTTCCAATCATctagatttaaaaaacaaaatagttaacaatcaaaataattaggattaaatttgatataaaaattaaatgaaataaacaatgagggatggaattaaaaaataaaataaatcaagaaaataataaaaatgaaggaaacgaaatcaaaagaatgaagatcaaatttggtataaattaaatgaaataaagtaATGAGGGATTGGACCAAACAcgttataaaaattaaatgaaataaagtaATGACGGATGAAAttgagatataaaataaatcaggaTAAGGATAGAAGACCAAGAAATAATAATCGAGATAATGAGGACCAAATATGatagatgaaaaaattaaagaagaatgaaattgaaaaataaatttaattttataaaatattttaaataatatcaatagcaatcaaaataataagaataagatttgaaagaaaaaaattgaagagttaTTTGAGAAATTACAAGGGTGGACATGGAAATCGAcatggagagagaaagaagaagaagaaagatcaTCGATGTTAATTTTGTGATTCGTTGACTACACGCGTTGTTTTGGAATAGAAAGGTCACTAAGATAATTCGGACGTTGGTCTAGAATCAACTGTTTGGCCTTTGAACTAGCCCTTTAAATGTCGTCCAAATGACTTGACCTCAACCACATATCAaccaccttttttaaaaaataatatttatatttattccaTTCCTAGAGTGGCCTTCAATCAAAttgtttattacaaaaaaaaaaaaaaaaaacatgatgaaaaGACACAAAAACCCCTGAATGCcagttcattttttattttatttttaagagtaaatgggtcattttatttttttttttaaataaaaatacaaaaaagctcCTAAagccaaaattttaaaaaatatatcttctaAGAATGATTAAGTCATTTTACAATACTAATAAAATATGGAAAGACCTCTTTACCTTCTACAATTCAAAAATGACTTTTAGACAAtaaagcatagttttaagacccggcccggtggtcggcccgggttccgggttttgaccgggtcgctgggtcggccgggtcaaaatttattttttaaaaaatcaaaacgacgtcgttttagcaaaaaaaaaaaaaataaaaagtcaacgggtttggggccgggtcttgccgggtcaaTCAGGTCCCGGGTCGACCAGGTCTGGCCGGGTCAATTTCCAAAcgggttttggcctccaccTGGACCAGTCCCATGCCCGGGTCAGcggggtcccgggtcgacccgccgggccggtccgggttttaaaactatataataaagTAAAGATTGTTCTACTACTAATAGAAGgcttaatgatttttctttaaaggATAGAAttgttatttcattattttaatccaCAATTACTTTAGTTTTGGCATACAATGAAAAACTAAGCATTTATAGGTTTTTAATGagcattattatatttttatatgaaaattcttttttattttaataataaaaataacggAATAAGGATGAAAAGattagattttcttttatttataatctatttattcaaatcattaaatgtttttatcctatcactagtaaaaaaaaacacatttttctaTCAATTCACATGACATCATCCTTCTGAAttatttcttttggtttttgtttataatGTAGCTAACAAAACTCTTTTAGATTGTCATTAGGCCCTATTTTGTGATTTGTTAGGTGCTGGATCAAAAGCTaattattgcattaaaaaaaaaagagttctactattttttttggCATATGAAATGGTTGTAAAACACTTAATTAATGTATTAGATCAAATTGATCAATTATCATATGTtttaataaatgagaaaaaaaataggtgttggATAAATTatgtctttctttttccttcttttattcTCCTCTTGGGTCTTAACTGACCCCCGATTGGATTTAATATGGAACTAAATTGAAGATTTATAAAAGAATTAGAgactaaatctaaaaaataaataaatgataaatgataaaattaaaaaaaaaaagcttaaataaatataaaaaaaatacaagctgTAACATTTTCATTTTCGGGATCAAACAAAGCAATTATACCACTAAAatttatggatatttttttttctttttttttcgttgACATATTTAAGGTTTACTAAAATTTCTGAAATTTTAGCAAAGTTTTTCCTATACCAGGAAGATCCCAAGTTATCAACAATTTATCTTGTACAGATTTTATGCTTATTCCACAATCATAACATATTCATGCTGCATAGCAACCACAATCATTACTAGTCACAAGCATGATACCTCACGTAATCatttttcattctcatttacaAACACATACAAGGTGATACTCAAACATGGataaataacattaatattataAGCATAAAATAGTAAGAATCTTGGATCTCTATgattaatataaagaaataCTAATACAATTCGAGTCATATAATTACTTAGGGCAAAatacattgatatttttttttaatttctaattcataaaaaaaaaaaaactagaaacacTAATTTCCTAACTCGTACAAAAGGAATTAGAAACATGAATTCTCTAATTCATATAGAAGGAACTAGAAACACTAATTTCCTAATTTATACAAAAGGaattaaaaacatgaattcTCTAATTCATACAAAAAGAATTAGAAACCTAGGACACTACTCTTAGCGTGAATGTGAAGGACCTGcaacatcaaaatataaaaataattatattataagtaaaaatatagcagagaagaggaagagtCACAAATACatgtatatacatatataattgaCTACTTGATAGTACACAATCATAGTTGTTCTGAAAACCCACATCTAAAATTTTCCTTTATTACATCTAGGGGCTATATTTCCGTAACCCACTTATAGTTTCTCTTTTTACAATTATTATCCAATATTCTTCACTGGGTACATCCATCTTACTACTTTATCCTAAATTTAGGGAGGTTACTGCCTACACTAATAATTTCTATTAGTGTCATTAGTTGTCTTTACCAGGACTAACTAATCAAATCCTTAGTAATGTCAGCACCAACTTACTGGTTGATGCCATTAACTATTTCCAACCCGAAATAGTAAATCAATTCTTCTCTGCCTCACACTGAAGATTTTTCTGGTAATGCCGATGCTAAGATCttttgacatcattagcttcCTTCGTGGGAAGCTCATCAAATTATCTTGGGCTTGTCGATATCGACATTGTCTGTCggtatcattaactattcttaaCTCGAATCGTTAACCAAGTTCAACATTCATTATATTTCTATCAAGATCATGCTGATGTTAGCAAAACTTGCTCACATCATTAGCCGCCCATATTTGGGATCGACTAATCAAGTTCAGAGGTGGTTGTTTTGGATTCATTAGTATAGTTCATTATTCGAAATCAAAGTCCATAAGTccacaactaaaataaaatttcaatccaTGTTCGTTTCATCAtatctttcctttctttaacttTATTCGCAAGtgttaaattctaaaataaaatagagtacTAGTTTCACTTTTAACTAAGGAGAGTATGGTGTGAAACACCTACTTGCCACCGATGATCAATTTGCGCtccgttgttgttgttgttgtactCCCCTTACGGTTCCTTTTGAATTCATAAGTAAATCACATTAATCATGTCCAATTTTCATTTTGCAAATAACaaggcaacaacaacaacatttaCTCTTTACGTTTCATTGTTTTAGATCATTATGCACGtcatcaatttcattttcaaatgtGGTTTACCCCCTTCCGATGTCAAGATTCGATGTTACAAAAATTTTAGTGGGAAGGAAATTGGTTTCTGCCCCTATCGCAAATAACATTTCCCATTTTATCAATTCTCACTAAATTTGCCAGTAGGGACGACAGTTCAGCCTTCCTTCACATATTTACCTATATCTAGAGCTCCAAATCGAGCAAGGTTGGATTTATTTGAAAGCTAACATCTCAAGCTACAATTTCTATTAGAGATGCTTCCCAATTGTGTTGTTCTGAGACCCAAATATCCCCTAGAATGAGAGTGACAAATCTATCTAGGATTCATCAGTGTTTTCTAAGTGAGTTTTCTACTATAACTGGTTCATGCATAAAAATACATAACACACtataattcttcttctttccctccATTTGGCTCTTGGTCGAGCTTAGTCTAAAGGGACTATggattctctttttctttctagctGATTTCTCTTACCTCATTCACTCATTGTCTATATTCTACACATACTATAAGTGCTCATCAACCCAAATTTCAGAATTCCTTTCCTCCTCCATTTCATCCTCACATGGCCAACCACTCAAGCTTTTgagtcattaatttttgtttaacaatCTTGTGTGTTTTTCATGTTCAAAACATCTTTTATTAGCTTAATTAATCTCATTCTAACAATTTCTGCATTCCCCTAAATTTTCCTTCAAGAACCCTAATTTATAAAATCTGAAATTGATGCATAATTCctatttaattgttaatttgttttataccATTAAGTCTAGTATCGTGAAAAATACCATCTTCACCTTCATATCCAAATAATTCAGATATTTTTAACTTCTTTGTTCGAATAAATGGAGTCTCAATTTAGtgtgtgtttaatattataatagttttagtggttgtaatttaaaaaaaataggtaaaaataacatttttagttgcaattttaaaaaaatatatgtttaatttaaaatgtacatgtaaaataaataaataaaatattattttagtttatataaaaGTAAGGTTTGAACAAAACTACATGTGAAcgcaatgtaaaaaaaaaaactatatgactAACAAAACTATTATTTCTCAgtagtttgattaaaaaaaaacaactactgtACCAAACGGTTTCTAATGCGAATCCAATAATTTTAAGAGGATACGACATCGTTTATCCTTCTCTGCTTTGTTCAAGGAGGAGAAGCCACCGTCCCTCACTGACAGTCTtggaaagagaggagaaaattaTCTCTCCAAGAAAAGGGCGGACCTCACCTCACTCTGGTAAGATGGCTACTCTTAAGACTAAACAGTGTCTGAACCTCTTAACTGGATTCATCAACTCTCGAACTCCACCTTTTCATTACAAAAATACCCGCACTCTCCAAACCCTAGCTTTCGAAGAAATCCAATCTTCACCCAACAAACCTGACGCGCCTACAGCTTTCATTCTCCACGGGCTCTTAGGTTCTGGTCGCAACTGGCGTTCTTTCTCTCGCAATCTCGCTTCCTCTCTTTCTGGTACACTCCATCGCTCTCTtactttctttgttctttttctatattctggattcttgattttgatttggttatttACAATAGAGTGGAGGATGGTGCTTGTGGATATGAGAAACCATGGCAAATCTGTTGATATAGAGGGATTAAACCCACCTCATAATATGTTTAATGCGGCTATGGATGTGGCTAATTTGGTGAAAGAGAAAGGTTGGGAATGGCCTGATGTTGTTATTGGTCATTCTATGGGAGGCAAAGTTGCTTTGCAATTTGCTGAGAGCTGCACTCGTGGTGATTATGGTCATTCTGTTTCTTTTCCTAAACAGGTATTCTTTTTCATTGGAAGattcattaatatctttttatcaaACTGGTGTGGTCTTCTTTCTCTTGTGGAAATTGAAGTGGGCGTTTTGTCATTCTTGTGAAATGAATTGAcggattatttcttttttttttcttgcattgatTTCTCAATAATTGGCTGCACTGTAAGCTATTTATCGGAATAAAACTTGAATCAATGTTGATTCTTGAAGGGATTTGATGTTTTCATGGGTTGTTAGATGAAGTGTGTGTATGTTGAATAATGAGATGAATTATATAGTTTCACTGTTTGTTTTAGCTATCGTATCTGCTGTTTAAGTTGATCATGTGAAATGATTTTGAATGATGGCATTCACTTCTGCTCTTGTAgttattttcatctttcattACTGATGAATTTGTGTTCTGTATGTCTTATACTGGTCAATTAAGTATATAAATCTTTCTGGGTTTGTTTGATaaattcttgttgtttttggGCATGAGGTCATTTCTGTGCTTTTATGTTTAATTCCTTGTGCAGAACAGCTG
This genomic window contains:
- the LOC118063062 gene encoding small ribosomal subunit protein uS4y produces the protein MVHVSFYRNYGKTFKKPRRPYEKERLDAELKLVGEYGLRAKRELWRVQYALSRIRNAARMLLTLDEKNSRRIFEGEALLRRMNRYGLLEESQNKLDYVLALTVENFLERRLQTLVFKAGMAKSIHHARVLIKQRHIRVGRQVVNIPSFMVRVDSQKHIDFSLTSPFGGGRPGRVKRKNQKSAAKKASGGDGDEEDEE